ATTGATACTAAATAAGTCCAAATTTATCATGTCACATATATTTTTTGCAAGCAGATCTTTTGTTTTAAGTCCAAATATATATCCGAATTTGGAATTTGCACTCATTATTGTTCCTTCGCTGTTAATGAATGACACTCCATAGTCCAGATTGTTTACAATAAGCTGCAGCTTCTGTTCAGATTCACAATAAGCTTTTCTGCTTTCATCAATTTCTTTCGAAATATCAATTATATCTCTTATATAGTCTTTTATTTGGCTATCATTTATTTGTTTTTCAATTTTTAAAACAGATGCTATTTCATGCACCGATTGAATATCTAATATTCTTGAACCTATGTCAATCAGTTTTTCTGGTTTATAGGGAACTAATTGACTTTCTCCTGCGACAATCGTTATCTGCAAATCAGGGCATACGGCACATCCCGGATAATACGGATTATACCTTACATGATCAAGTCCAAGCTCAATAAGCTGTTCGATAGCTTCTTTTGTTGATTCGTAGCTGTCATTAACAAACAGTACGTCTTTATTTTCGTCAATGGTTATTATTTCTTTTATGTTCTTATGATTAATAATTCTTCTTGCAATCAGTGAAGGTATATTTGAATCTATATATCTTGAAGCCTTATTTTTGAAATGGGCGCTGGTATACAGAACTAAATCAACCTCAGGTCTCTTCGATTTCAATTCTGATACAATTACACTTTCTATATTTACACGTTTGCCAAATAGGTTTTTCAGCTGATTTGATATTATTGTTCCTGTATTTATGCCTTCGCTAATAATCAGAATTTTCTTCATCTCATTTACCGCCTTTATTTCTGTATATGATATAATCAATCTTTTTTTAATATATCCTAATCTTACCTCGTCTTAAGTAAATATTATAACAAATTCTTAATTTATACAATATAAAATAAATACACGAGAAATACCACAGGATCTTTTATTCCTTTCCTATCTCCAGTGCTTTTTTACTATATCTTATATACTATTTTTTTGTTCACCCTTACCCTTAACAAAGAAATAAAAATATAACAAGGCAGATAATATATTATAATTAAATCTTGTCTGAAATATATATCATAATGACCCATACGTGTAAATAAAATATGTTATGGGGGTTGTATTATGTTTAAGAGAAATTTTATTCCAATACTGGTTCTATTGATGATATGCTTTTTTATAGTTGAACCTGCTACTGTTTCTGATGGGGTATTTACCGGATTAAAAATTTGGGTTAACAATATTATTCCGTACCTTTTTCCCATGATGGTATTGTCAAACATACTTCTTCAATACAACTTCCTGTACAGCCTGTTCGGAAAAATGGATTTCATTTCAAATAAGCTGCTGAAAAACAAGTACGCACTTATCCCTTTTTTTATAAGCTTTGTATCAGGATATCCTTCAGGAGCCATGACAGTTAATTCTATGGCCGGTTTCAAGAGGATAAATGAAAAGCAGGCCAATTACTTGGCTGTATTCACAAATAACTGCAGCTTTCAGTTTATAGCAGGCGCGGTTTCATTCTCCATGCTTGGACATTTATACTTATATAAATACATAGCTGTTCCCCATATTTTAGGAGCAATAATACTCAGCCTGCTGATCAAAAATAATCCTTCTTCCGATCACTCCAAAAAAGTTGTAGTATCTACGGTTCCCTTTCATGCTGCATTCAGTTCCGCAATGGTTAAAGCCATAACAGGTATACTATCTGTAGGAGGCGTAATAGTTATTTTTTCTGTGCTTTCAAGTTTTTTAAACAAAAACCTTTCTTCAGCAGCTGAAATGATATCGCTCAGCATCGGTGCAAAGGATATCATACACTCTGTGCTTGTGGGTATATTGGAAGTGACCAATGGATGCAGCATAATAGCTTCGTCCGGCTATGTTCCTTTGGAAATTAAACTGCTTATAATCAACTTCCTAATCAGCTTTTCAGGCATGTCAGTGGTTTTTCAAACTGTTGCGGTAACAAATGAATTTAATCTGGAAATTAAAAATTACATTTTCTACAGGTTTATTCACGGCCTTATTTCTGCCGTTCTTTCTATCATAATGTATGCTGTCATATATTAATGTTGATATTGACCGAAATAATAGGTATAATAATATAAAAAACACAGGTGATGAAATGATAGATATTACTCTAATCGGAACAGGCGGAATGATTCCTCTTCCTGACAGATTTCTGTCCTCTTGCTTAATAGAATACAACGGTAAATCAATTCTTATAGACTGCGGTGAGGGCACACAAATTTCCCTGCACAAGGGCAGACTGAGTATGAATAAAATTGAAACCATACTAATTACACACTGTCACGCTGACCATATTGCAGGTCTTCCTGGACTTTTGCTTACAATCGGAAACCAAGGTAGAACGGAGCCGCTTACAATTATCGCTCCGAGAGGCAGCGCAAAATTTCTTAATTCTCTTCTTGTGGTCTGCGGATACCTTCCATACGAAATAAGAATAGCCGAACTGCATGACACAAGGCCTCAAGAATTTGAACAGATAGGCTTTAACATTACTTCTATACCCTTAAAGCACCATATTAATTGTCTGGGGTACAGCCTTGAGCTAAAATTAAAGCCCAGGTTTCAACCTGAAGCCGCAAAAAAACTCAATATACCGGTTAAATTCTGGAAAATGCTTCATAACGGGAGCAGCGTAAAAATAGATAATGACACCTTTACTCCTGAAATGGTACTGGGTGAAAAAAGAACTCCATTAAAAATTTCATATGCTACGGACACCAGACCGGTTAAGCATATTGCAGATATTGTAAAAAACTCGGATTTATTTATATGTGAAGGAATGTACGGCGATGATGAGCAGTATAAAAATGCAACTGAAAAAATGCATATGTTATTCTCAGAAGCCGCAACCATTGCCAAAAAAGCAAATGTAAAAGAAATGTGGCTTACACATTTCAGCCCCTCTATGACAAAGCCCAGCGAATACATAAGATATGCATCAAATATATTTCCTAACACGAAAATCGGCAAAGATCTTATGACTGTTACACTTAAGCCGGAATGAAATAATAAAAATATAAGGCTGTCACACTAATATTAGTGCGGCAGCCATTATATTTATATTTTGCCTTTCAATCTTTTCAATCTGAAAAAATCTTCTCTTTCTTTTTCTTCAAGAACCTCGGTAATATATTTTACCTGTTCCTTGTATTTTGGTATCTGCACATATCTTAATGCATTTGTTCTTTTCTTAGTTTTTTCTATTTCCTTGGCAAGCTTAAAAATTGAATTTTCAATTTCCGCAACTTCGTATATTTTTTCCTTAACAATTTGAAATTTATGTCTTGCCTCGTCAAGAGATTCATTTGAACTATAAAAACCATATGCAGGACCGGAATATTCATTTTGATTACGCTTAATTGTAGGGATATCAATACCCATAACACTTCTAAGCAATATGTCAAAAGATGCCTCGTCAGGAATGCTGTATGACATATCTTCAACATTTTTAACGCCCAAAGTTACATTAGCCTTTTGCAAGAATTCATATGCTTCCTTAAGAACAACATAAATTTCATTGTGCATGGTTCTTGCTTTATTTACAAAAACCATCATTTCCTTAATGAGAACATTTCTTTTTTTATCTAAAAGCTCATATCCTTTTATGGAGAGAGCCAAAGATGACTTTGCTTTAATCAGGTTCGATTTAGTTGGTGCAACCAATACTGCCATAACTATCTCTCCCTGTCGTAATCATAATATTTTTCTATTAATTCTGTCTTAACACGATCAAGCTCTTCAACAGGAAGAATAGATAAAATATGCCATCCTAAATCTAATGTTTCTGTAATGCTTCTGTTCTCATTTTTGCCCTGTGCAATGAATTTTCCTTCAAGCTCACGACCATATTCTAGATATAACTTATCAATATCACTTAAATCATCTTCGCCTATAATCTGTGACAAACTTCTTATGTCCTGAACCTTTGAATATGACGCATAAATCTGACTTTGAAGATCAGCGTGGTCTTCTCTTGTAAATTCTGCACCTATACCATCCTTCATAAGACGTGATAGTGAAGGCAGAATATCAATTGGTGGGTATACGCCTTTTAGGTTAAGCTCCCTGTTTAAAACTATCTGTCCTTCAGTAATGAAGCCTGTAAGGTCAGGGATAGGATGTGTTATGTCATCATTAGGCATTGACAATATTGGAATAAGAGTTATAGAACCCTCGCAGCTCTTTAACATACCAGCTCTTTCATATATAGTTGAAAGGTCTGAATACAAGTATCCCGGATATCCTTTACGTGATGGCACTTCTTCTCTTGCTGAAGATATTTCACGAAGAGCCTCAGCATAACTGGTCATATCTGTCAATACTACAACAACGTGCATGTTATTTTTAAATGCTAAATACTCCGCAGCTGTCAAAGCACATCTAGGTGCTGATATTCTTTCAATTATCGGGTCGTCTGCTGTGTTAATATACATTGCAACGTGATCCAAAACACCTGCAGCTTCAAAGCTTTTTCTAAAGAAGTCTGCATCGTCATGTCTTACACCCATAGCTCCGAACACAACAGCAAAGTTATCACTTGTGGCGCCTTTTATCTTTGCCTGCTTTACTATCTGAGCAGCAAGATCGTTGTGAGCCATACCGTTTCCGGAGAAAATAGGAAGCTTCTGACCTCTTATAAGAGTCATAAGCGCATCTATTGCAGAAAAACCTGTCTGAATAAAGTTCTTTGGATATCTTCTTGCTACGGGATTGATAGGTCTACCGTTTATATTTTCTTTTTCTGCTGATATAATCTGGTAAGCACCATCAATAGGCTCACCTACTCCGTTAAAGGTTCTTCCAAGAATATCCTTTGAAAGTGGTATTGTCAATGGTTCTCCGGTAAATTTAACGGAGGAATTAACTGTAGATATGCCTGCAGTTCCTTCAAAAACCTGAGCTATAACTTTATCGCCTTCAATTTTTATTATCTTTCCTGTCCTGGTGTTTTCACTGCCTACTTTGATGTTTATAACCTCACCATAAGCAGCATCCTCAATACCGGAAAGAACTATCAAAGGTCCTTCAATTTTTTCTAATTTTAAATATTCTTTTTTCATCTCAACACTCCCTACTCATACTTTTGTCTCAAGTCAGCAAATGTTTCAACAATTTTATCTTTTAAAACATCCAACAACTCTATTTTATCATTCGGAATGTCATATTTTATCTTCAAAATATCCTGTATAATAGATTCTTTTCTTATTACAGATATAGGAATGCCTATTTTTGTACATTTTAAAGCTTCTTCATAGAATGTATCTATTGCTTTCAGCATCTTATATTGTTTTTCCAAAGTAACATAAGCATCTTCCGCGTGTAAAGCATTCTGCTGCAGGAATCCTTTCTTTATTATTCTTGCGGTTTCAAGAATAAGAGCCTGATCATTAGGTAAAACATCCTCTCCAACAAGCTGTACAATCTCATTTAATTTTTCATCTTCCTGTAAAAGAACAATCATTTTTTTCCTTAAATCAAACATGTCGCCAGCAACATTATCTTCATACCAATCGGAAAGCATTTCAACATATCCGGAATAACTTGTTAAATAGTTAATTGCCGGATAATGCCTTGCATAAGCAAGCTTTTTGTCCAGAGCCAAAAATCCTGAAACGAACCTTTTTGTTGTTTCAGTTACTGGCTCAGAGAAATCTCCTCCAGGAGGTGAAACTGCACCGATTATTGTTATTGACGCTTTCTGTCCGTTCAGAGTATTAACACATCCGGCTCTTTCATAGAATTCAGCCAGTCTCGACGGAAGATATGCAGGATAGCCTTCTTCTGCAGGCATTTCTTCCAAACGTCCTGAAATTTCTCTTAATGCCTCAGCCCATCTGGACGTGGAATCAGCCATTATGGCAACATCATATCCCATATCTCTGTAATACTCAGCCATGGTAATACCTGTGTAAATACTTGCCTCACGTGCAGCAACAGGCATGTTTGAAGTATTTGCAATAAGAACGGTTCTTTCCATCAACGGTCTGTTAATTCTTGGGTCAATAAGCTTCGGAAATTCTTCCAAAACATCTGTCATTTCATTTCCACGTTCTCCGCAGCCGATGTACACAATAATATCAGCATCACCCCATTTTGCCAGCTGATGCTGTGTAACTGTTTTTCCGGTTCCAAATCCTCCGGGAAGCCCTATAGTACCTCCCTTAGCTATAGGATAAAATGTATCTATAACCCTTTGTCCTGTAATAAACGGTTTATAAATAGGAATCCTTTCTTTAATAGGTCGAGGATTTCTTACCGGCCATTTTGTGCAAAGTGTTAAATTAACAGTTTCTGTGTTATCTTTTTCCAATACCACTATAGTATCATTTAAGGAGTATTTTCCGCTTGGTTTCACTGATTTAACAGTACCTTTAACATTGTAAGGAACCATTATTTTATGAAGAATTCTGTATGTTTCCTGAACTGTAGCGTAAACATCGCCTGGTTTTAAGGTATCTCCTGCTTTAGCTGTTACTGTAACATCCCATTTTTTTTCTGTATCAATCGTCAAAAGACCGATACCTTCAGGTATAAAGTCTTTATTCATATCTTGAATTCTTTCCAACGGTCTTTGAATACCGTCAAAAATATTTCCTATAATTCCGGGGCCTAAAGTAACAGATAATGGCATTCCTGTTGAATAAATGCTCTCGCCGGCTTTTAATCCCTCTGTCTCTTCATAAACCTGTACTGTTGCAACATCACCTTCAATGGATACTACCTCGCCTATAAGCTTCTGCTTTCCTACGGTAACCATTTCGTGTACCTTAAACGAACCCATATGGAGACCCTTAACAACAGGACCATTTATTGAGCTGACAACACCTTGGATATTAGCCATTATAATCACCTGCCTCTAAAGTCTCAAATATTGTCTGCATGATATAGTCTTTGTTTTCGTCAAGAACAGAATCAATTGATAAATCAATTTTCATGCCTCTATCTTCTATTATGCATATAAATCCGCCCTTTATATCATGCTCTATGCTAAAGCTTACATTGCAGTCAAGCTTTTTCGTAATTTCATCTTTAATGAAATCACTGTATTTACCTTGGTCATTTTTTGTTAAATAAATTGTTACATTACATTTTCCGTAATCTTTAATTTCAGCAACCAAATTGGATATTATTTTTGATAAATATAATTTATATTCATCTGATTTTATAAACTCATCTAATTTTTTATTAAATCTTTTCATAAAAATATAATAATATTTTTCTTTCAATACCATAATATCTTTTTTTATGATTACCTTTGATTTACTTACACTTTCAGCACGCTTTGTATCTGCTCTTTTCGCCGCTCTTTCTTCTATCTCCTTCGCTTCCTTGTCTATTTCGTTCTTAGCTCTTTGATTTTTGGATTCATATTTTTCCTTTAAATCCTTTAACTCATCGGTAAAGGACTGATCCATAGACTGATTAAGGAGCTTATAAAAAAGTTTGATTTTTTCTTCTATCGTAACCATAAATCACCTCTATATATGAATGCCGACAGAATCTCTTATATAATTCTTTATGGCATTGTATTCTCTGATAGTACCGTGTCTATCAGGAATTTCAATGATTAAAGGAGTCTTGGACTTTATTTTATATTCCATGTATTCATCTCTAACCATATCAACTACTTTTTCAGTAAGAATCAAGATGCCCAGATCTTGATTCTTAACAGCTGTTTTTAATTCTTTCAACGCATTTTCTTTTGTATCGACAATGACTCCATCAATACCGACGAGTCTCATGCCTACCCAAGTATCTCTGTTATCACTAATTAAAAAAGATTTCATATTTACTCTCTTTTCATTTTATTCTATTAAACGAACAGAATCAATATAGAAATAATCATACCATAAATAGCAATACCTTCAGCCATACCAACGAAAATCAATGTTTTACCAAGAATTGAAGAATCCTCTGAAACGGCACCTACTGCTGATGAACCAACTGATCCAACAGCCACACCTGTACCTATAGTTGCAAGTCCTGTTGACAATGCTGCAGCTAAATATTTAAATCCTTCACCCATTGATATTCCTGTTGCCTGAGCAACTTCATTTACTGTCTCCGCAAATACATTTCCGCCTGTTATAGTTGCTATAACAGCACCTATCATTACAAGTGAAAATGCTGAAACTGTTGTTAATATTGCTTTCTTTATATTTCCTTTTTTACCGCTTTTCATTGTTTTATAGCCATATCCGATTGTTCCAACGGATATAACAGCTGCTAATAAAATAGATATCATTTGCATTTTTTTAACTCCTTATGTTTTATTATTCAATTTTAATTATTTAATTTTATAGGCTTAAACTCTATTCCGCCACCTTCAAAATACTTACTGAACATTTCGTAGTATTGTAGACGAAGTCCCTGAATAAATACTATCAATCCTTCAAGTGTAAGGATCAATACATTTCCTAAAAACAGGATAAATATTTTTGCTATCGGATTAGTCACTACCTCTGACATTACCAAAAAGGCCAAGA
Above is a window of Sedimentibacter sp. MB35-C1 DNA encoding:
- a CDS encoding V-type ATP synthase subunit A — translated: MANIQGVVSSINGPVVKGLHMGSFKVHEMVTVGKQKLIGEVVSIEGDVATVQVYEETEGLKAGESIYSTGMPLSVTLGPGIIGNIFDGIQRPLERIQDMNKDFIPEGIGLLTIDTEKKWDVTVTAKAGDTLKPGDVYATVQETYRILHKIMVPYNVKGTVKSVKPSGKYSLNDTIVVLEKDNTETVNLTLCTKWPVRNPRPIKERIPIYKPFITGQRVIDTFYPIAKGGTIGLPGGFGTGKTVTQHQLAKWGDADIIVYIGCGERGNEMTDVLEEFPKLIDPRINRPLMERTVLIANTSNMPVAAREASIYTGITMAEYYRDMGYDVAIMADSTSRWAEALREISGRLEEMPAEEGYPAYLPSRLAEFYERAGCVNTLNGQKASITIIGAVSPPGGDFSEPVTETTKRFVSGFLALDKKLAYARHYPAINYLTSYSGYVEMLSDWYEDNVAGDMFDLRKKMIVLLQEDEKLNEIVQLVGEDVLPNDQALILETARIIKKGFLQQNALHAEDAYVTLEKQYKMLKAIDTFYEEALKCTKIGIPISVIRKESIIQDILKIKYDIPNDKIELLDVLKDKIVETFADLRQKYE
- a CDS encoding ribonuclease Z codes for the protein MIDITLIGTGGMIPLPDRFLSSCLIEYNGKSILIDCGEGTQISLHKGRLSMNKIETILITHCHADHIAGLPGLLLTIGNQGRTEPLTIIAPRGSAKFLNSLLVVCGYLPYEIRIAELHDTRPQEFEQIGFNITSIPLKHHINCLGYSLELKLKPRFQPEAAKKLNIPVKFWKMLHNGSSVKIDNDTFTPEMVLGEKRTPLKISYATDTRPVKHIADIVKNSDLFICEGMYGDDEQYKNATEKMHMLFSEAATIAKKANVKEMWLTHFSPSMTKPSEYIRYASNIFPNTKIGKDLMTVTLKPE
- a CDS encoding ATP synthase subunit C — encoded protein: MQMISILLAAVISVGTIGYGYKTMKSGKKGNIKKAILTTVSAFSLVMIGAVIATITGGNVFAETVNEVAQATGISMGEGFKYLAAALSTGLATIGTGVAVGSVGSSAVGAVSEDSSILGKTLIFVGMAEGIAIYGMIISILILFV
- a CDS encoding V-type ATP synthase subunit E, which gives rise to MVTIEEKIKLFYKLLNQSMDQSFTDELKDLKEKYESKNQRAKNEIDKEAKEIEERAAKRADTKRAESVSKSKVIIKKDIMVLKEKYYYIFMKRFNKKLDEFIKSDEYKLYLSKIISNLVAEIKDYGKCNVTIYLTKNDQGKYSDFIKDEITKKLDCNVSFSIEHDIKGGFICIIEDRGMKIDLSIDSVLDENKDYIMQTIFETLEAGDYNG
- a CDS encoding V-type ATP synthase subunit F gives rise to the protein MKSFLISDNRDTWVGMRLVGIDGVIVDTKENALKELKTAVKNQDLGILILTEKVVDMVRDEYMEYKIKSKTPLIIEIPDRHGTIREYNAIKNYIRDSVGIHI
- a CDS encoding V-type ATP synthase subunit D; protein product: MAVLVAPTKSNLIKAKSSLALSIKGYELLDKKRNVLIKEMMVFVNKARTMHNEIYVVLKEAYEFLQKANVTLGVKNVEDMSYSIPDEASFDILLRSVMGIDIPTIKRNQNEYSGPAYGFYSSNESLDEARHKFQIVKEKIYEVAEIENSIFKLAKEIEKTKKRTNALRYVQIPKYKEQVKYITEVLEEKEREDFFRLKRLKGKI
- a CDS encoding V-type ATP synthase subunit B; this encodes MKKEYLKLEKIEGPLIVLSGIEDAAYGEVINIKVGSENTRTGKIIKIEGDKVIAQVFEGTAGISTVNSSVKFTGEPLTIPLSKDILGRTFNGVGEPIDGAYQIISAEKENINGRPINPVARRYPKNFIQTGFSAIDALMTLIRGQKLPIFSGNGMAHNDLAAQIVKQAKIKGATSDNFAVVFGAMGVRHDDADFFRKSFEAAGVLDHVAMYINTADDPIIERISAPRCALTAAEYLAFKNNMHVVVVLTDMTSYAEALREISSAREEVPSRKGYPGYLYSDLSTIYERAGMLKSCEGSITLIPILSMPNDDITHPIPDLTGFITEGQIVLNRELNLKGVYPPIDILPSLSRLMKDGIGAEFTREDHADLQSQIYASYSKVQDIRSLSQIIGEDDLSDIDKLYLEYGRELEGKFIAQGKNENRSITETLDLGWHILSILPVEELDRVKTELIEKYYDYDRER